From Paenibacillus sp. V4I7, one genomic window encodes:
- a CDS encoding carbohydrate ABC transporter permease, with amino-acid sequence MKSRQPFILFGLLPALLLVLIFTYYPFLKGGIMAFQEYKLFDLRNVHFVGLQNFRDAFKDPKFLTALQNSAYWVFFSLVFQFLIGLTLALLMNKKFRGRGIYQGLVFYSWALSGFLIGMIWKWMFNSQIGVINDLLLKTGIIETRIGFLSDPKWAMISVIIANVWYGIAFFAIMLLAALQSVPSELYEAAEMDGASEARKLISVTLPYILPTIITTTLLRVIWIFNDPTIIYGMTNGGPAGSTHILSSLMLDKIIYAGDYGAASAIGVVMIVLLLLYTLFYLSVTKSEKMGDF; translated from the coding sequence ATGAAGAGTCGGCAGCCGTTCATCTTATTTGGTTTGCTCCCCGCTCTATTACTGGTCCTTATTTTCACGTATTATCCGTTCCTAAAGGGCGGCATCATGGCGTTTCAAGAATACAAGCTGTTCGATCTTAGAAATGTCCATTTTGTCGGTCTGCAAAATTTTCGGGATGCATTCAAGGATCCAAAGTTTTTGACTGCTTTGCAGAACAGTGCGTACTGGGTGTTTTTTTCCTTAGTATTTCAATTTCTCATCGGGCTTACGCTTGCGCTGTTAATGAACAAAAAATTCCGGGGTAGAGGGATTTACCAAGGTTTAGTGTTTTACTCATGGGCGCTCTCAGGGTTTCTGATTGGGATGATTTGGAAGTGGATGTTCAACTCACAAATCGGCGTCATCAACGATCTTTTGCTCAAAACCGGAATAATCGAAACGCGAATCGGATTCTTGTCGGATCCAAAATGGGCGATGATCTCTGTCATTATCGCGAACGTATGGTATGGTATCGCATTTTTCGCAATTATGCTGCTCGCAGCGCTGCAATCAGTACCATCCGAGCTGTACGAAGCTGCCGAGATGGATGGAGCGAGCGAGGCACGCAAGCTGATTAGCGTTACGCTGCCCTACATTTTGCCGACGATCATTACGACTACTCTCCTTCGGGTCATCTGGATCTTTAATGATCCTACGATCATCTACGGCATGACGAACGGTGGACCAGCAGGAAGTACGCACATTTTATCATCATTAATGCTGGATAAAATCATTTACGCCGGTGATTACGGCGCGGCATCCGCAATCGGGGTTGTCATGATCGTGCTTCTATTGCTTTACACGTTGTTTTACTTATCCGTAACCAAATCTGAAAAGATGGGGGATTTCTAA
- a CDS encoding sugar ABC transporter substrate-binding protein, producing MWEKKKRKVWPTVVASTMLMGLLAACGSNTDTAKSDAKGNSDQAGAGASSGKVVTVHMIESLTSPKRTDILKAMISQFEKENPNIKVDLISPPFDQADNKIRTMLAAKQELDVLEVRDLNIAEYVNNGYIDPLDTYTGTWKDFSTVTAVAKSIATNNNKLYFIPNGLYQRQLFYRKDWFEEKGLKPPVSYQELYETGKKLTDSAKNRYGFSFRGGMGSAGITDQMVLAYNGDQVNLEDAQFLKSGNTIYSSPEAKEAIELYMKIYKEASPSDAVNWGFQEQVQAFTSGVTGMLLQDPDVIQTIQEKMKPEQWATAPMPTGPNGKALIQAGGAGWGIASQSKNKEAAFKLIAFLSNPEQNTEFGKKYGLVPIHTTAANDEYFKTGPYKTLLDMSNKPDVFMNYKPPFQYPGTGQWNQASMESGQAYLLGKFTVVDVLKKWDAYWMDQKSKKK from the coding sequence ATGTGGGAAAAGAAAAAGCGTAAAGTATGGCCAACAGTAGTTGCATCTACGATGCTAATGGGGTTGCTCGCAGCTTGCGGCAGCAATACAGACACTGCAAAAAGTGATGCGAAAGGCAATAGCGATCAAGCAGGTGCCGGAGCAAGTTCTGGAAAAGTGGTTACCGTTCATATGATCGAGAGCTTGACGAGCCCGAAACGGACCGACATTCTCAAAGCGATGATTTCCCAATTCGAGAAAGAGAATCCGAACATTAAGGTCGATCTCATCTCGCCTCCGTTCGATCAAGCGGATAACAAGATTAGAACTATGCTTGCAGCTAAACAAGAACTAGATGTTCTAGAAGTAAGAGATTTGAACATCGCGGAGTACGTGAACAACGGGTACATTGATCCGCTCGATACTTACACAGGTACTTGGAAAGACTTCAGTACAGTAACAGCTGTGGCCAAGTCAATTGCAACGAATAACAATAAACTCTATTTCATTCCGAACGGCTTGTACCAGCGTCAATTGTTCTATCGTAAAGACTGGTTCGAGGAGAAAGGCTTGAAACCGCCGGTTTCCTACCAAGAACTATATGAAACGGGCAAGAAGCTAACTGATTCTGCTAAGAACCGGTACGGGTTCTCATTCCGAGGCGGTATGGGGTCTGCAGGCATCACCGATCAGATGGTACTCGCTTATAACGGGGATCAGGTGAATTTGGAAGATGCGCAGTTCTTAAAGAGCGGCAATACGATTTACTCTTCACCAGAAGCTAAGGAAGCCATTGAATTGTATATGAAAATTTATAAAGAAGCTTCACCTTCGGATGCTGTCAACTGGGGCTTCCAAGAGCAGGTACAAGCGTTCACTTCTGGTGTAACCGGCATGTTGCTGCAAGATCCGGACGTCATTCAAACCATACAAGAGAAAATGAAGCCGGAGCAATGGGCAACGGCACCGATGCCAACGGGACCAAACGGCAAGGCCCTCATTCAAGCAGGTGGAGCTGGTTGGGGTATCGCATCCCAATCCAAGAACAAAGAAGCGGCCTTCAAGTTGATCGCCTTCTTGTCTAATCCCGAGCAGAATACTGAGTTTGGTAAAAAGTACGGCTTAGTACCAATTCACACCACAGCGGCAAACGATGAGTACTTCAAAACAGGTCCTTACAAAACGTTGCTGGATATGTCCAACAAGCCGGACGTATTCATGAACTACAAGCCGCCGTTCCAATATCCAGGCACGGGACAATGGAATCAAGCGAGCATGGAGTCTGGCCAAGCGTATTTGCTCGGTAAGTTCACTGTCGTCGACGTTCTGAAGAAATGGGACGCTTATTGGATGGATCAAAAGTCGAAGAAAAAATAG
- a CDS encoding FadR/GntR family transcriptional regulator produces MEKILHEYKRLKESGKDTSQIDLAFHQHIIKSSGNPILESVINSMSGLYQKFFNDPLGEKRLFDETYPFHHTIYEGISQHDPERATGEFHQMMDCIEKLIKTY; encoded by the coding sequence TTGGAAAAAATTTTACATGAATATAAAAGGCTAAAAGAAAGCGGGAAAGATACCTCGCAAATCGACCTTGCTTTTCACCAACACATTATTAAATCTTCAGGTAATCCGATCTTGGAAAGCGTCATTAACTCTATGAGCGGCCTTTATCAAAAGTTTTTCAACGATCCGCTTGGAGAGAAGCGCTTATTTGATGAGACCTATCCTTTCCATCATACGATTTACGAGGGGATTTCCCAGCATGATCCAGAAAGAGCGACAGGCGAGTTTCATCAAATGATGGATTGTATCGAGAAACTGATCAAAACCTACTAA
- a CDS encoding FadR/GntR family transcriptional regulator, protein MPKIQKYNVHELVAQEIQRYIEENALKEGDKLPSAGELTAMFGVGRSSLREALRYLEAVDIVRVENGKGIFVRDVDTFRFTGKVKVENEKKFLLSILDVRRALEGKAVELSARNINANQLKRVGKNFT, encoded by the coding sequence ATGCCGAAAATTCAGAAATACAATGTTCATGAACTAGTAGCACAAGAAATTCAACGATATATTGAGGAAAATGCTTTGAAAGAGGGAGACAAGCTGCCTTCCGCCGGAGAACTGACCGCGATGTTTGGTGTTGGCCGTTCGTCCTTGCGGGAAGCTCTGCGTTATTTGGAAGCCGTTGATATTGTTCGTGTAGAGAACGGTAAGGGTATTTTTGTGCGTGATGTTGATACGTTTCGTTTCACCGGCAAAGTGAAGGTGGAAAACGAGAAGAAGTTCTTACTTTCAATTCTTGATGTGCGTCGTGCACTCGAGGGCAAAGCGGTGGAGCTATCCGCACGGAATATCAATGCGAATCAATTGAAACGAGTTGGAAAAAATTTTACATGA
- a CDS encoding ABC transporter substrate-binding protein — MFGKRNHQQGRAWALIALMFILSVVLTACGDKPSTQSSASAAPQESAKADSPRTIKHAMGESAVPANPKRVVILTNEGTEALIALGIKPVGAVESYYGSPWFDHIKADMQGVTTIGGESQPNLELIASLKPDLIIGNKMRHEKVYDQLKAIAPTVYSETLRGEWKSNFSLYADTLNKKAEGDKIIAAFDKRIEDFKSKAGDKLKEKVAVVRFMGGKTRYYYGNMFTGVIFKQIGMVRSDAKSDEKSFEDITKERLTELDAADKVFYFTYETGDGKGTKQEQEWMNDPLWKNLKVVKENKLIKVNDATWNTAGGVKAANIMLDDLYNLYQVKP, encoded by the coding sequence ATGTTTGGAAAAAGAAATCATCAACAAGGAAGAGCTTGGGCTCTTATTGCACTTATGTTTATTCTGTCGGTTGTTTTAACAGCTTGTGGAGATAAGCCAAGTACACAATCTTCGGCATCTGCAGCACCTCAAGAATCAGCGAAGGCGGATAGTCCTCGAACCATTAAACATGCCATGGGGGAATCGGCTGTACCAGCGAATCCAAAGCGTGTTGTCATTTTGACCAATGAAGGAACGGAAGCACTTATAGCGTTAGGCATTAAACCGGTAGGTGCCGTTGAATCTTACTATGGTAGCCCATGGTTTGATCATATTAAAGCTGATATGCAGGGTGTGACGACAATCGGCGGTGAATCACAGCCGAATTTGGAGTTGATTGCATCGCTTAAACCCGATTTAATCATTGGCAATAAGATGCGTCATGAGAAAGTCTACGATCAATTAAAAGCCATAGCTCCAACGGTCTATTCGGAGACGCTGCGTGGTGAGTGGAAAAGTAACTTCAGCTTATATGCCGATACGTTAAATAAGAAAGCCGAAGGCGATAAAATCATCGCAGCTTTCGATAAACGCATTGAGGATTTCAAAAGCAAAGCAGGTGATAAGCTGAAAGAGAAAGTGGCTGTCGTCCGTTTTATGGGTGGCAAAACTAGATACTATTACGGCAACATGTTCACGGGTGTTATTTTTAAACAAATCGGCATGGTTCGTTCGGATGCTAAGAGTGATGAGAAATCATTTGAAGACATTACCAAGGAGCGTCTAACGGAGCTTGATGCTGCGGATAAAGTGTTTTATTTTACCTATGAGACCGGAGATGGCAAAGGGACCAAGCAAGAACAGGAATGGATGAATGACCCGCTCTGGAAAAATCTTAAAGTGGTCAAAGAAAATAAGCTTATCAAAGTGAATGATGCGACATGGAATACAGCCGGCGGTGTCAAAGCGGCTAACATTATGCTGGATGATTTGTATAACCTATATCAAGTGAAGCCTTAA
- a CDS encoding iron ABC transporter permease, with translation MNNSSYSSKVRLHHFYKSIGLLAACCLLAAMMLSSVMFGLHTYSWDHIMTSFDQAAKPTNEAIIIQTVRIPRALIAALVGGSLAVAGALMQAITRNPLASPSIFGINSGAAFAIVLSVGFFNVSSLTQFTWIAFLGAAFSSALVYGLGSLGRDGLTPMKITLAGSAMTAFFASLTQGILLGNGKAFDQVLYWLVGSVEGRTMAMLQSVYPYILIAWISAIFLSPHINILSMGDDVAKGLGQRTVYVKFITAVVIVILAGGSVAVAGPIVFIGIIIPHIVRFLVGIDYRWVIPYCAVLGGILLVGADIIARFIVMPKEVHVGVATAILGVPFFIYIARKGGLLK, from the coding sequence ATGAACAATTCAAGTTATTCAAGCAAAGTACGTCTCCACCATTTCTATAAAAGTATTGGATTACTCGCAGCTTGCTGCTTGTTGGCTGCAATGATGCTCAGCAGCGTCATGTTCGGCCTACATACGTATTCATGGGATCACATTATGACCTCCTTTGATCAAGCCGCCAAACCAACAAACGAGGCTATTATCATCCAAACCGTACGCATCCCAAGAGCCTTGATAGCTGCTCTCGTAGGAGGAAGCTTGGCTGTTGCAGGAGCTCTTATGCAAGCTATTACACGGAATCCGCTCGCTTCTCCAAGCATATTCGGCATTAATTCAGGCGCAGCCTTTGCCATTGTGTTATCCGTTGGATTTTTTAATGTTTCCAGCCTTACGCAATTTACTTGGATTGCATTTCTCGGTGCTGCATTCAGCTCTGCCCTTGTCTATGGACTCGGTTCCCTAGGCCGCGACGGTTTAACGCCTATGAAAATTACACTCGCTGGTTCAGCAATGACGGCATTTTTCGCTTCACTAACTCAAGGCATTTTGCTTGGAAACGGTAAAGCGTTTGACCAGGTCTTATACTGGCTTGTCGGATCTGTTGAAGGACGGACTATGGCCATGCTCCAATCCGTTTACCCTTATATATTAATCGCTTGGATTAGTGCGATATTTCTATCGCCGCACATCAACATATTATCAATGGGGGATGATGTAGCCAAAGGGCTTGGACAACGCACCGTATACGTGAAATTCATTACCGCAGTAGTGATTGTCATTCTTGCCGGGGGCTCTGTTGCTGTTGCGGGTCCGATTGTTTTCATAGGAATTATCATTCCGCATATCGTTCGCTTTCTTGTTGGAATCGATTATCGCTGGGTCATTCCGTATTGTGCGGTTCTAGGCGGCATTCTTTTAGTTGGAGCTGACATTATAGCTCGTTTCATTGTTATGCCTAAGGAAGTACATGTCGGTGTAGCGACAGCCATTCTCGGAGTACCCTTCTTCATCTACATCGCTCGCAAAGGGGGACTTCTGAAATGA
- a CDS encoding iron ABC transporter permease — MSHSHRYVTIRKRGFSYLISKKSLIVSLFLLLAVIVVMILSTGIGSIYIKPAEVVRAVFGYGTDPSTMIVRTLRLPRVIVAVLIGASLGVAGAILQGIVRNPLTSPDTIGTTGGATLGAVSFFFFFSDKVSIHWLPVAAIIGAFVATLLVYSLSWKNGITPLRLVLIGTGLTAAMSALSYLMLLSGPIILANQSLTFMTGSIYGVSWKKAVYPLLPWVVLLIPIIFLYARHITIQSLGEDIARSVGSNVQRQRFLLIILSVALSGAAVAFGGAINFIGLMAPHISRKLVGASFGALIPVSALTGSLLLLLADLAGRFLFKPLDIPAGVFTAAIGAPIFIYVLYRSRNRG; from the coding sequence ATGAGCCATTCCCATCGTTATGTTACCATTCGAAAAAGAGGCTTCTCTTATCTGATCAGTAAGAAATCTCTGATTGTTTCTCTTTTTCTACTCCTAGCTGTCATCGTCGTGATGATTCTGAGTACAGGAATAGGAAGCATCTATATTAAACCTGCTGAAGTCGTTCGCGCTGTTTTTGGTTACGGGACTGATCCAAGCACGATGATCGTTAGAACTTTGCGTCTACCTAGAGTCATTGTTGCTGTCTTGATTGGTGCATCGCTAGGTGTAGCCGGAGCCATCCTGCAAGGCATTGTACGAAATCCGCTAACCTCGCCGGATACGATTGGCACAACGGGCGGGGCTACACTTGGAGCAGTTTCTTTTTTCTTTTTTTTCTCAGATAAAGTCAGTATTCACTGGCTGCCAGTTGCAGCTATTATTGGTGCTTTCGTCGCTACCTTACTGGTCTATTCACTCTCATGGAAAAATGGAATCACACCTCTGCGGCTTGTTCTGATTGGGACGGGACTTACAGCTGCGATGAGCGCACTCTCCTATCTCATGCTGCTTTCCGGTCCGATTATTCTGGCTAATCAATCTCTGACCTTTATGACAGGCAGTATTTATGGAGTTTCCTGGAAAAAAGCGGTTTACCCGCTCTTACCATGGGTCGTGCTGTTAATTCCCATCATTTTCTTGTATGCGCGGCACATTACCATACAATCCTTAGGCGAAGATATCGCCCGTAGTGTTGGAAGCAACGTTCAACGTCAACGCTTCCTATTGATCATCCTAAGCGTTGCACTATCAGGGGCTGCAGTTGCCTTCGGAGGTGCGATCAATTTCATTGGTCTCATGGCTCCGCACATTTCCCGCAAGCTCGTAGGTGCTAGCTTCGGTGCGCTTATCCCTGTGTCCGCATTGACTGGTTCCCTGCTTTTGCTGTTGGCTGATTTAGCTGGACGCTTCTTGTTCAAACCGCTCGATATTCCGGCAGGTGTATTCACAGCAGCTATCGGCGCCCCTATCTTCATCTATGTGCTATATCGCAGTAGAAATCGCGGTTAA
- a CDS encoding ABC transporter ATP-binding protein, with the protein MPTLEKEKALEAQSLQLTYGETTIFHSLNLQIPKGKITVFIGSNGCGKSTLLRSLARLLKPKSGAILLDSTEIAKLSTKEVARKMAILPQGPSAPEGLTVRQLVKQGRYPYQSWLQQWSSEDESKVMHALQLTNMLTYADRSVDSLSGGQRQRAWIAMTLAQDTPTLLLDEPTTYLDLTHQIEVLDLLFELNENEQRTIVMVLHDINLACRYAHHIVAIKDSSVYAEGKPEDIVNEQLLLDVFDMKCSVAPDPIFRTPMCIPYGKGRVLPHK; encoded by the coding sequence ATGCCCACCCTTGAAAAAGAAAAAGCACTAGAAGCACAATCGCTTCAGTTGACATACGGAGAGACGACCATCTTTCACAGCTTGAATTTACAAATACCTAAAGGCAAAATTACCGTGTTTATTGGCAGCAATGGCTGTGGGAAATCAACACTTCTACGATCGCTTGCTAGACTGCTGAAGCCGAAATCAGGTGCAATCCTCCTGGATAGCACGGAAATCGCCAAACTCTCCACAAAAGAGGTAGCCCGGAAAATGGCCATTCTCCCACAAGGACCTTCCGCGCCCGAAGGGCTTACCGTACGACAGCTCGTGAAGCAAGGACGCTACCCTTATCAAAGTTGGCTGCAGCAGTGGTCATCTGAAGATGAGAGCAAAGTCATGCATGCTCTCCAGCTTACGAATATGCTCACTTACGCGGATCGCAGTGTGGATTCCTTATCTGGCGGGCAGCGCCAACGAGCATGGATCGCTATGACACTGGCTCAGGACACCCCTACACTGCTCCTTGATGAGCCTACTACTTATCTGGACTTAACCCATCAGATTGAGGTATTGGATTTATTGTTTGAGCTGAATGAGAACGAACAACGCACGATCGTGATGGTGCTGCATGACATCAATCTGGCCTGCCGTTATGCCCATCACATCGTCGCCATTAAGGATAGTTCTGTGTATGCAGAAGGTAAGCCGGAAGACATTGTGAACGAGCAGCTGCTTCTAGATGTGTTCGATATGAAATGCAGCGTTGCGCCCGATCCTATCTTCCGAACACCTATGTGTATCCCTTACGGAAAGGGTCGCGTTCTTCCCCATAAATAA
- a CDS encoding methyl-accepting chemotaxis protein encodes MDKVSTLSFRKKLQLGCYALIGLNSIFMLIVTFASDWNRLLGIIFLLIILGGGYPFIRWFENQLTEPIADLSRIALNISKGDFSQKVTVTSDDTLGQLGQSFNKMIDKLREILRDTGTISKQVFQTSRDIYVKNESFRTVLEQVSISAHELASGAGQISEEVSGVSITSKDIEVRIVNYAGSAKEMKDRSDQMMTLVEKGRTSVESQGIGMKRNVEVTQQVSDTIDMLARQAEGISSVTRSISEIAEQTNLLSLNASIEAARAGEHGRGFAVVAQEVRKLAEESTSLTREVFGFVKSIEQGIQEAIRSIQVNEDVVKKQTVLIEQTEIVFAEIVGSVGFISEEITRFAEESEQMLTSSEQIAAAMENISAITEESAAGTQEVSASMNEQITTVQGIVTQAEEMTRVVTQLQQTIQVFKL; translated from the coding sequence TTGGATAAAGTATCAACCTTATCGTTCAGAAAGAAACTACAACTTGGTTGTTATGCACTTATTGGTTTGAATTCAATCTTCATGTTGATTGTGACATTTGCTTCAGATTGGAATCGCTTACTTGGTATCATATTCCTACTTATTATTCTTGGAGGCGGCTACCCGTTCATTCGATGGTTCGAGAATCAGCTAACGGAACCCATTGCCGATTTATCCCGAATAGCGCTCAACATTTCCAAAGGGGACTTCTCTCAAAAAGTAACCGTAACCTCAGATGATACACTTGGGCAGCTTGGCCAATCCTTTAACAAAATGATAGATAAACTACGCGAAATTCTTCGCGACACAGGAACAATTTCGAAGCAGGTTTTTCAAACAAGCCGTGATATTTATGTTAAAAATGAAAGCTTCCGTACAGTCCTAGAACAAGTGAGTATTTCGGCCCACGAGCTGGCCTCGGGTGCCGGGCAAATTTCAGAAGAAGTTTCTGGTGTTTCGATTACCTCCAAAGACATTGAAGTGAGAATCGTCAATTATGCCGGGTCTGCGAAAGAAATGAAAGATCGCTCGGATCAGATGATGACCCTTGTAGAAAAAGGACGCACGTCCGTTGAAAGCCAAGGCATCGGTATGAAACGAAATGTAGAAGTTACACAGCAGGTATCTGATACAATCGATATGCTGGCTCGTCAAGCTGAAGGCATCAGCAGCGTTACTCGTTCCATTTCCGAGATTGCTGAGCAAACGAACCTTTTGTCCCTCAACGCTTCCATCGAAGCTGCTAGAGCTGGCGAACATGGCCGGGGCTTTGCAGTCGTCGCTCAGGAAGTGCGCAAGCTAGCTGAAGAGTCAACCTCTCTTACACGTGAAGTATTCGGTTTCGTGAAAAGCATCGAGCAAGGTATTCAAGAAGCCATTCGCAGCATTCAAGTGAATGAAGATGTCGTGAAGAAACAAACCGTGTTAATCGAGCAAACCGAAATTGTTTTTGCTGAGATTGTCGGAAGCGTAGGCTTTATTTCGGAAGAAATTACCCGCTTCGCGGAAGAAAGCGAGCAAATGCTGACAAGCTCCGAACAAATCGCCGCGGCGATGGAGAACATATCGGCGATCACGGAGGAATCAGCGGCTGGCACACAAGAGGTTTCCGCTTCTATGAATGAGCAGATCACTACGGTACAAGGGATCGTTACACAAGCCGAAGAGATGACGCGTGTTGTCACACAATTACAACAGACGATTCAGGTCTTCAAGTTATAA
- a CDS encoding M3 family oligoendopeptidase → MLNLPLNQTWNLETFFPGGSESPAFAAHLKELQASIAAFQEQVRNTPSPQQAEDTASLERLIELFQHNLKHIHEADSFVGCLLADNQKDKKAPVLSGKVKSLFAEHLSSLTHFDQVLTGIPDDVWSALLQKEPFKAIAFPLHERRALAQEKLPPEQEALINDLAVDGYHGWGDLYNTTVGQFRMAVEVDGEQVELSAGQAFNKLHTENREERLDLFEKWEQAWTDKEEYCAEALNHLAGFRLQVYKYRGWKNIHKEPLAINRMEEKTLNVMWEVIDRNKDIFVAYLNRKAKLLGVDKLAWVDVDAPLGDSSKKISYDDGASLIVDQFKQFSPKLAAFSEEAFEKRWIEAEDRAGKRPGGFCTSFPIAGETRIFMTYGGTLNNVSTLAHELGHGYHQHVMTDMPALAQEYAMNVAETASTFAEMIVADAVVKSASTDEERIVLLEDKIQRAIAFFMNIHARFIFETNFYEARSQGLVSVERLNELMVDAQKLAYKDALSSYHPHFWAAKLHFYATDVPFYNFPYTFGYLFSAGIYARAVQEGAAFEEKYISLLRDTGSMNVEELAQKHLGVDLTEPDFWQSAVDMAVQDVKQFMELTEAKVQA, encoded by the coding sequence TTGCTTAATTTACCTCTTAATCAAACATGGAATTTAGAAACCTTTTTTCCTGGGGGAAGCGAGTCTCCTGCATTCGCAGCGCACCTAAAGGAGCTTCAAGCATCGATTGCTGCTTTTCAAGAACAAGTACGAAATACCCCCTCACCACAACAGGCAGAAGATACAGCTTCGCTAGAAAGACTGATAGAACTGTTTCAGCATAATTTGAAGCATATCCATGAGGCGGATTCTTTCGTAGGCTGCTTGCTAGCGGATAATCAGAAGGATAAGAAAGCGCCTGTACTTAGCGGAAAGGTCAAAAGCTTGTTTGCAGAGCATTTGTCTTCGCTCACCCATTTTGATCAAGTTCTGACGGGGATTCCAGATGATGTATGGTCAGCTCTACTGCAGAAAGAGCCGTTCAAAGCTATAGCTTTTCCGCTCCATGAGCGACGTGCTTTGGCCCAAGAGAAGCTGCCGCCTGAGCAGGAAGCCTTAATTAATGATTTGGCTGTAGATGGCTATCATGGGTGGGGAGATCTGTATAATACGACCGTTGGTCAATTCCGCATGGCTGTAGAGGTTGACGGTGAACAGGTGGAGCTATCCGCCGGTCAAGCGTTTAATAAACTACATACAGAGAATCGTGAAGAACGACTGGACCTGTTTGAAAAATGGGAACAAGCATGGACGGATAAAGAGGAATATTGTGCCGAAGCATTAAACCATTTGGCAGGTTTCCGTCTTCAGGTTTATAAATACAGAGGTTGGAAAAACATACATAAAGAGCCGCTTGCTATCAATCGTATGGAAGAGAAAACGTTGAATGTCATGTGGGAAGTGATCGACCGCAATAAAGACATTTTCGTTGCGTATTTGAACCGAAAAGCGAAACTGCTTGGCGTTGATAAGTTGGCTTGGGTTGACGTGGATGCGCCACTGGGCGATTCCTCGAAGAAAATTTCTTATGACGATGGTGCTAGTCTGATTGTCGATCAATTTAAACAGTTCAGTCCGAAGCTGGCAGCCTTTTCGGAAGAAGCCTTTGAGAAGCGCTGGATCGAAGCTGAGGATCGAGCAGGGAAGCGGCCTGGGGGCTTCTGTACATCTTTCCCGATAGCGGGTGAGACGCGTATCTTCATGACCTACGGCGGAACGTTAAATAACGTTTCTACATTAGCTCATGAGTTAGGTCACGGCTACCATCAGCATGTCATGACGGATATGCCTGCGTTAGCGCAGGAGTACGCGATGAACGTCGCAGAGACAGCCTCTACCTTCGCTGAAATGATTGTAGCGGACGCCGTTGTAAAGAGTGCCTCAACAGATGAAGAACGCATCGTTTTACTCGAGGATAAGATCCAACGGGCAATCGCTTTCTTCATGAACATCCATGCGAGATTCATCTTCGAAACGAACTTTTACGAAGCACGAAGTCAAGGTTTAGTTAGCGTTGAACGTTTGAATGAACTCATGGTGGATGCACAGAAGCTAGCTTACAAAGATGCTTTAAGCAGCTATCATCCGCATTTCTGGGCGGCTAAGCTGCATTTCTATGCGACGGATGTTCCTTTTTATAATTTCCCATACACGTTCGGTTACCTCTTTAGTGCAGGTATTTACGCAAGAGCGGTGCAGGAGGGTGCTGCCTTTGAAGAAAAGTATATCTCTTTGCTTAGAGACACAGGCAGCATGAACGTGGAGGAGCTTGCTCAGAAGCATCTCGGCGTTGATCTTACAGAACCGGATTTCTGGCAAAGCGCTGTCGATATGGCAGTTCAAGATGTGAAGCAGTTCATGGAACTGACAGAAGCTAAAGTCCAAGCGTGA
- a CDS encoding YycC family protein yields the protein MKPLQISPETAVKLAEQLKVPLEHLMHMPQHILLQKLAELAKASSPENSDPESK from the coding sequence ATGAAACCGTTACAAATTTCTCCAGAAACAGCCGTTAAGCTAGCTGAACAACTTAAGGTGCCTTTAGAACATCTCATGCATATGCCACAACATATTTTACTGCAAAAATTAGCGGAGCTCGCTAAAGCTTCCTCACCGGAAAATAGTGATCCAGAATCGAAGTAA